TTGAGACCATTGCCACTCAGATAGAGATAATTGGGCAATAACTTGATCTTTAACATCCGCTATAACACTCGAATCAAATCCAAATAAAAACCCTCCAAATCCTGCAATGAGGGCTATAAAAAAAATGAATGAATTGACTCCTTCCTTCATGGATCACTTTCCTTAGCTTATCCTTAATCGTTGCAGATGTTATCACCCTAATTAGCCAATAAACAGATGTTAATTGTAAGAATAATTTAACAAATTTATCAGGCCAAAGACTTTTATGAATCCAGTTTGTCGAAAATATATTTCAAGTGATATACTAAATATCTTTAATCTTTTTAGTTCAGGCCATAATGCTACAAAAAACGGAGATTGAGAGAGTAGATAAAGTTAAATTTTCTCCTGCTCAGAATTCAGGAGATTGTGGTTACCATGTGGTTGTCATTGGTATTTTTTATTTAGCGCTTAAAGCCGCAGTAGATGAATCTATAAGGTCCGCACTTAACTCCAGTAAGCTGCTCACCAAAATTTTGGAAGCACAACCAAATTCTCTTAAGGGCTGTCTTGTAAAGTCGTTTAAAACCAATCATGAATGCTTACTCAGTTATCTGGACGCAATGGCTGCACATGGTTTTGAGCAACTTTCTTTTAACGAAATTTTATCTAATTTCACACTACAATTAAAACAAGCGAATACCAATTCCCCCTGGTTACATGAACGTCTAAAAAATGAAATTAAAAGCGGTTTATGGCTTGAGGATAATCGAGTTTGGGAAAAGTTAGCTTCATTCAAAAGCATCATGAAAAAAATTGAAGCTAAATCAGATGAACTCTATGAGAAAGCCACTCGGGAAAAAAGCCTTAAATCAGATAACGATTCATTGTATGCCATTATTTTCCAAGCGCAAATCGAAGTGTGTAATGCGTTAGCCGATGAAGAATTGAGTGCTGCGGCCCAAGAGGTAATTACTCATTTTTATACGGGAGATGCACCAAAAGTCTGGGTAGACAGTGAATTTCTCAAAACTCTGGTGGGTGATTTACTGGGCACATCTTCCTTCATGTTTGATAAGGATGGGGCTCATATCACAAGTAACGGGCCAAGTGAAAGTCATTGGTATGTAAATCTCCCTAATGATGAGTACACAAAACAATTTATGTCAATTTATAAGTCAGGTTATCACTCGGGGCTTACTATAGTGTTACCGGGAACCAAACTTGAAGTAAGTTTATCAAGTTATAGCTCCCTCTTTTCACCCGCAACGAACATCAATATCAATAATGATTTTGAAGGCTCGATTTTCTTCCCTTATCAATAAAGAGTCTATTAAGGTGGCAACCCTTTATTATTGGGACGCTTTTCGCGACCCTCAAGTTCCTCGGATGTATCATGAGTCGAGGTTTTTCTATGCCCTCTAAAAGACATACCTGCACTAATAAGAGAAGTAGCAGAGGTTTTGTCTTTTTTTAATTCAAGCTCCTTTTCAACTTTGCTGATTTTTTGGTTGAGCTCCACAATTGACTTCCGCGCCATAGACAATTCGGTATATGCTGGAAAACTCGTATCATCATGTGAAATAATTATAAGTAAAACCTTATCTATAGTTTCTTGATCCGGAGGGTCTTTATCAAAACAACTTAATACAGAAAGATCGAATTTTAAATCTTCTGAGAATGAAGAATCCAGATGTTTTGCATAAAGCCCTGAAGCCGTAACTTTAAATTCGGAAATTGCTTTCTTTTGTGCTTTAAGTAGCTCATGATGTTCCCGGATTAAGGAAGAAATATCTTGTTCTACTTTTTCTTTTACCCGGTATACTTCAATTTCTTTTAGCCATTTACTGGATCCTGAATTAACACTTGTCAATAAAGAATCGGTTATCTGATCTTTAGGAACATCAATATACCAGTGGGTTGAAGAGGGACCTATACTGGTGATTTCAATTTTTCGTGGATCAAAAAATAAATTGTCGGCATCAGGAAACATTTGTTTCGAACAATATTTTAGAAAATCCGCATCGAGCCAGGCTTTTTCGGAGCCGGGGCCATAATATTTTCTAATAACTGCTTTTGCCATATCCTCTAATACCGACTCATTCAAATTTTTAAAGATTTCCAGTGTCGCCTGGAATCTTAATTCACCTGCTTGTTCTGCATCAACTTTCTTGCCATTTGCAAGCTCCTCCATCCTATCTAAAATTTTTCCGTTCAAACGTTTAAATGGGGGTAAATCCATCCATTTTTGATTATCAATCACCCATGCACCTTCCTTAAGCATTGCTTTAAAAAAATCAGTCCCCCAATCGGACTCGACCATCGAACGACGTATCCCATTACTAAATTCACTCAATAACTCCCGCAATGAAAGACTATCCCAACCGGGGGCACTAAGCGCTTCTAACACATGTTCGAGGGTCTGAACATTATTAGAGCCCAGTATCCTATTTACCTGTGGCATATTAGTAAAAATAGTGGTGAGAATCTTACTCTTATTAATTTCTGCAGCCAGAACCCCATTGCTTTTAGCTTGCATTCCAAGATGCAATAAACCAACACACAGTGCATAATATCCGCAATCCCCCGCATCATAAGGGGGCTCGAGTTTGGAACGTTTTTGAACAGAATCACCTTTTGCGACACTCATTTTGCTTTTCATAATGTACTCAACATGAAACACACATAATCAAATTATAGTACAATGACTCAGGCTGGTTTATTTTTCATCAAATACTATCTTGCGTAGCACCGTGCTGTTTTAAAAAAATTTTTAAAATTAGTGTCTTAAGTAAAAATAGAAGCTAACATTGAATACAGATATTTTTATTTTTTCCGAGAAAAGCGAGAAATAAAACTACTCGTTTTTTGATTGTCTCAAGATTACAATATGGACTATTTCATTGAATGATTATTGAATAGTTATGGAAAAGTAAATGATTACCAATAAATTATTTCAACGAGCTACCCTGATTTTTTATTTGTTAATGACCATACTTTCTCTAAGCGCCTGTGCGAATTCTGGCTCATCAAATAGTGGTATTGGTGAAGAATACGGTACCAGCGATCGGGGTTGGCATTAAAATGAAATTTGATCTTGATACAGAGCCAGGTCAAAATATCTCATCGTTGATTACTTTAATTTAAGAAAGTTTGTATGTCATTCTTAAGGCGGGAATGACGAATGCGATCCTATGCTTCCAAACTATTTATTCGGATAAGCCTTTTAGGGATACTCCTATGAGAATTTTTTTGTTCTTATTGGTCTTAATATACTGCGCTTTGGGTCAGGCTAAATCGATGATTGCTTTTGAACGTCATGGTTCCATTTGGACAGCTAATATAGATGGCAGTAATATCAAAAAAATTACAGAAGGATACATCCCTGAAATTTCCCCAAATGGAAAATATATTGCCTATAATGTAGTGGATAAGCGCAAATTCGAAAACCGTTACCTGGCAATCATCGCTCTTGAAACGGATCAAGTTACCTTATTGAAGAATATCCCTTCTCCAAACAACTTTAATCCAGTGTGGTCGCCTGATGGGCAAAAGCTATTATTTAATACCTTTGTAAACAACAATTGGCATCTGGCATTAATCAATGCTGATGGCAGTGGGTATCGCCTTATAAAAAATACCCAAAACGCATTCAGTCCGACATGGGCAGAAAATGACACTTCTTTTTTTAGCCATGATTTGTATTCAATTTATTGGAGAGACTTTGCAGGAAATCTAATAAAAAAATGGCGCATTAATGACATTATTCCACACGCGAGCATGAGTAGTGCTTCGCACATCCACGCGGCTCCCAATGGAGCAATGCTCATTATGGATGTAGATATGGATGAAACCATTCATAGGAACAATTGGAGTGAACCCCCACTTGCAATATGGACATTTGATCTTAATTCCGAAAAAGCAACTCGTATTACTTCGAAAGGCAGATTGGCATGGAGTCCTTTTTGGATTAACTCAGAAGAGTTTATTTTTTTAGAACAAGAAGCTAAAGAGAAATCCCCCGCGTTATTTCGAGGCTCAATAAAAAGTCCGTCTAAAACACTCTTATTAAAAGATGTTCAAACTCCCAGTGTTTCAGGCTAGCGAATCATGTTCCTTTTGAAATAAGAAATAAATGGAGACAAATTAAAGTAAAATAGTTTATAAAGAAGTAAGGGGAAACTATAAAAAATACAATTATGGATCGAACGAAGAAAAAAAGTATTTTTGCTGGTTTATACGGAAATACTTTAGAATGGTTTGATTTTCTTCTTTATGCCAATTTTGCTCCCTTATTTGCACAAATATTCTTTCCATCTGATGTCTATTTTGTTTCCCTTCTCCTCACCTTTGGCGTATTTTCGGTAGGCTTTTTTATGCGTCCATTAGGAGGGGTATTATTAGGACATTATGCAGATCATATCGGTAGAAGAAAAACGTTGATTATCTCCGTGTCGATTATGACCTGTTCCACAGCGTGTATCGCCTTAATCCCTGATTTTCATACTTTGGGAATCCTCTCTCCGTTGCTGTTCGTTTTTTTTAGATTAATACAAGGAATTGCCGTTGGAGGAGAACTACCCGGTTCGACTACTTTTCTCATAGAACATATGGCTGGTCATCGACGTGGTTTTGCCGGAAGTTTAGTTTTAAGTACTGCTTTTCTGGGTATTTTTTTAGGTTCTTTTACGGCCTCTGTACTCAGTGTTTTATTGACCGAGGATACGCTGCGATCTTGGGGATGGCGTTTCGCTTATTTAATGGGTGCCCTCCTTGGATTAATAGGCATTTATTTGCGTCATACAAGTGTTGAGCCTGAGGCTTTTTTGCACACCAAACCTACCACCGAACTTCCCGCAAAGCTTGTGGTCATAGTACATCAGCGCAAATTATTATTAGCTATTATTTTTACGAGTATATTAGCAATGAGCAATTATTTACTCATTGCTTATATAACCAGTTTTTTAGTGAAATCTGAAGGATTTTTATTAAAAGATGCTCTGGTTATAAACTTTATAGCACTACTGGTATTAACGATATTAATTCCGATAATGGGCTTATTATCCGATTTCTTAGGTAGGAAACCTATTTTTTTATTAGGGGCTGTTGGTATTTTTATTTTTATTTATCCTCTTTTTATTCTTTTTTTGAGCGGTAACTGGTGGTATGTCCTTGTGGGAGAAATAGGGCTAGCAATCATACTTGCACCATTGAATGCTACAGTGCCTACTATGCTTGCAGAGATGTTCCCCACCGCGATTCGCGCCAGTGGCGTATCTATTGGGTATAACATTGGCCAAGCAGTTTTTGGTGGAACCATGCCCTTAGTTTCCTTAACCTTGGTTGAGCTAACCGGAAATAAATATGCTCCTGCGTTGTACATTATATTTTGGGTCGTTATCGCAATTATTTCGGTCCGGTACACCAAAGAGACTTACCTTGATGAACTGGATTAATGACTTTCAAAGAACCATGAAAAAAAACTTGAACGGCTTTAATGATTGCTTAATAAAAATAGGATGCGGCGACTATGAATCACAAGATTATAAAAATTACTTTATTCAATCTGTTTGTTGTTTATTCGGCATTGGGTTTTTCCGAATCCCATAGAGACAGTGTTTCTAAAGAAGAAGTAAATGGTACCTTTATTATGAAATTTCCTGCCCCTCATAATGATATTTCCAATACCTTGACGGTTCGTGCTTTGGGAGGAGGCAAACTTAATATTTCCTTCGAATTAATTTATCCTTATATGGTAAATGGCGAGCTGCAAGCCAATACCGGGGAGCTTTCGGGTGTGGCCAATATTAAAGGGGATACGGCCGTATACTCTTCTTCTGAATATGGCTCATGTATGATCACGATAACATTCCTCAAACCTGGTATGTTATCTGTTAACCAAGAAGGTTCCGATGCAGATTGTGGTTTTGGTCATAATGTTTACGCGAATGGGACTTATTTTAAGAAGAAAAAATAGTGATGGATCCCATCCTGTCTTGTCTGGATAGATTATAGGGAATTCGTCAACCTGATTTTATATTTTGAGTACTTGCACTTCAGGCAAACATTCAATATAGTGAAATATCAAGTTTGTATGTAGTTCCACATTTAGACTAATGGATTTAGCTTTAGAAGGAATTTTACATGACGAGACTAGAAGAATTAATTTATTCTCTGACTGCAGTGATAGTGCGCTATCATGACAGTCAACCGAAAGTAAAAAAATTAGTCACCGATACTGACGAAGAATTACTCAGAGAAAAATCACTCATTCGTGCCAAAGAAATCATCCAAAATAAGGATGTTCATTTTAAAATCCGCTTGAATGAGCTTATCAAGCAATGCAGTGATAGCGGCCGAAGACCTTTCTTATATTATATTTTGAATGAAATTACTTCGCTAAATACATTACTTAACCAAAAAAATTCCCTTGAGCCTACCAAATTAGAAGAATACAAAAATCAAATTTTTCAAGTACTTGTTGATCTTAAAGTACTTTTGGAAACTCCAAAACACAAAACCTATAGAATGACTTATAGCCAAGATGAAGAGAGCAAAGAAATGACCATTGCTTTGTCGGGGTTAAAAAATGACGGGTATCTCGGCGGTGAACTATGCAATTCAGGGGATATTTTAAACGATAGTGTTTTAAAACGTTTTAACATCACTACCCAAACATCCAACGCTCGAATTAGTGACATTGCAGAACAAATATGCACCGAACATCAGCATACCCTTTTAGTAGCTGAGCTATCGGAAAAAAATGCCGCTCTCAACAAACTAAATTCAGAGCAGGAACAAGAGCTTGAATTATTATCAACCGAAAATAAAGAAGCTGAAAAAAAATTGTTAAGTTTCACAGCAAAAGAACGTACCGCCATTTATGTGTCCTATATTTTATTTAAACAAATGCAAGCAAAAGAAGAAAAACAACAAAAAGTGATTGAGCAACAACAAAATACCATTGGTGAGTTAAGACAACAAATTAGTGAATTGACCCATTCGGGCTCAAAATCCTCTAATCATAGGTTTTATACCCCTGCTATTTAAAAAGCCCGAAGATTGAAGAAGTTATATTTATTTGCTTAATCTGGGCTCGAAAAAATAGTGCAACCTGGACACTCGGCCCGGTATGACCTATCGCCGCTCAGTTCACTATTATCTTCAGTGCGCATTAGCCAGTAGTTTCCGGTAACAAACTTTAGCCTTTTTGTTTTTAACTGAGCACTATTTAGATCACAATAACAGAATAATTAATTAACCCACTTGACATAAACAGTCGCGTAGCCAATCAAGAAATGGCCGTAACAATAGGCCACAAGCTGAAACCTAATAAAAAAGCTATAAATCCAGTCCCAAAATCTACAACAGATCCTACATCGGCCAAAACAACCAAAGGCTTTATGATGAGCCAGAACATCTCTAAAAGACTAATAGCTTTAAAAATTGCACAATAAAGGTGCATTTTTTGCATTTTTATGGTAAATTAGTTGTCAATTTATTTCTTTATTGGATAATTGATATGTTTTTTATGCGTTTAGATATAATATTAGTCGGATGTTTTTTGATGCTATTTCAACAGCCTGCTCATAGTCATGAACTCGTAGAAAAAACGGTGTCACGAGAATATTTTTGTAACAAGGTGATGCAGCCACTTGCCTCGAATATTGATTTGCTTATTAATAGCCATTACCAATAAGCTAAAATATACGTGTTTTTTTACAATCAACCGCGCCTAATCCTCTCGATTGGCCAGTTTACAACGCACGCATAAACCTTTGATTTCTGTTGTGCAATTAATAATTGAAAATTGCAGTGAGTTTGCTAATTCTGTAATGCATGTGAAATCAATAATGCATTCTAATTCTTTGACAAAATCACATTGATTGCAAATTAAAAATTGAGCTTGTCCTACATGATGCCCGTGCAAACAAGCAACATATGATTTGAGGCTATCAATACAATGGATGAATCCCTCTTGATGCCAGAACTGAATCGCTCGATAAACTGTAGGTGGTTTGGGATTTTCAATTTGTGTGGAGAGTCTTTGTAAGATTTCGTAAGCCCCTAGAGGCTTTCTTTCTTCTATTAAAATCTTGAGGACACGCTCTCTCGGGTCTGTGAACCGATAGCCATGCTGCACGCAATGCTTATAAGCCTTGTCCAACAAATTGTATTTCATCAATCATATTATAATTTAATCACTTAATTCATTATACCACAGTCCTTGTTTTACAGAAAAATTATCAAACACCGGCACCGAATATTAGCTAAATTCCTCTGGTTTAAAAATTATTTAATATGACTTGTTCTTTGGCAAGACGATGTTACAATATAACACTTTCTGAGGGCTGGGATGCCTCGTAATAAAATACCAGACGCTGTTTTATCGGTTTGACGAAATAAATTACTTGATTGTCCCGTTTCAAAATTACGTAATCTCCGTAACAGGTCTGAAGTGAATATTGATATACAACTGAAGTGGGCGTTGCTCCTCTTTAACATTTATGTTGTCCTTTAAATGGAGGAAACCAATGTATTGTAATTATAGATTCCGCCTTTCTAATAACGTGTCATCTTTGAATCTGGAGAACACTTCCACAAAAATCGAACAGATTTTGCACTCAGCACTAAGCTTAAAGTTCGTACGTATTGCTATCGATTTAACCAGTGAAGATAAAGGCATCAGTTTGTTATGTGAAGTGAACGATTCTATTACGATACAGACCGTCGTGACTCAGCTTTTATCAAAGGAGGGAATTATTTTAAGTGACATCATGGAAATGGAGACTATTGACTATCAAGAAGATATGCATATGGACCCATTAATTTCCAAACCCACTCCCTCTTCTCCTATTAAAAAAAGCAGAAAAAAAACAAAACGTTTCAATTCCGATGATCATTTTGATGATCATACTCACGGTCATTCTGATGACCATTTTGATGATCATACTCACGGTCATTCTGATGATCATTATGGTGATCATGCTCACGGTCATTCTGATGATCATTTTGGTGATCATAGCCATGGTCATTCTCATAATCTTTCTCATGATCATTCCCAGGGTCATTCTCATTCGCACGGCCATGGCCATCTTCATACTCACTCCCACCATCACCACGGCTCTGAGGAGGATGAAAATCATTGGTTAAAAGCTGGATTAGGGTTGCTTTGGGGATTAGGTATGCTCGTTCTAGCAATTGGGAGTTTTAATATCCCTATGCTTGCCTATTATGCCATCACCGGTCTTACTACCTTAATGACCTTATATTTAGGAAATACTGTTTACAAATCGGCATGGCATGCATTGCTTGCAAAGGAATGGGATACGACCACTTTGTATGCAATAAGCACCTTGACTATCGTTGCGGTATCTATCGCTAGCTTATTTATTCCTGGATTACCTATGATGTTCGAAGCAGCACCGCTGGTTTTAGGTTTCTGGCATTTAGGTGAAGGGATAGAACATACTTTAATTGATGAAATCAACAAAAAATTAGATGTCCGCGATTGTTTGTCTCAAATGACTCTATTAAAAGGTAATCCAGATAAAGAAATTTCCGTCAAAAATTTAATCCCTAATGATCTTATTATCCTTAAAAAGGGTGAGGTTATTCCTGTCGATGGAGTATTAACATCAAAAGCACTGCTTTATACTACACGCATCGATGGTTCACCGCACCTACAAGAATTTAATCCAGGCGATAAAGTGAAAGCAGGGATGCGCTTGGCGGATCATATTCCTTCATTGGAAATGCGGGTTACCAAAACATATCAAAATTCTTACTTATCTCTAATTGCAAAAAATATTGAACAAGCAAATGCTGAAAAAGCCCCTCTCGAACAATTTGCGAATAAATTATTAAAATATTTTATTCCTGGTCTGCTTACAATTGCACTTATCTCCGGCATCATCATCGGTTCGGTTTTTAATCCTGTTTTGGCTATTCAATGTGTTATCTCAGTTCTTGTGAGTGCATGCCCATGCGCTTTGAGCTTGATTACGCCAATGGCAGTTAAAATCGGTATGAAAAAAGCATCTGAAAACGGAATCCATTTTAACAATGGTAAAGCATTACAAGCAGCTGCTGATATTGATACTGTTGTTTTTGATTTAAATGGCACCCTGACTCAAGGAAACATTGAAGTAGAGCGTCTGCGAATTTCTAATAGAAAATTATTAGCTCATGTTGCATTATTGGAAAGTAAATCCGATCACCCTACAGCACAAATAATTAGGTCTTATATAGAAAATCAAGACATCGCTACAGAGTCGTTAGAAATCACATCCATTGATAAAAGTCACCACTCAGGAATAAAAGCTACTATTGAGGGTGAAACCTTCATGATTGGTAACGAGGATATGCTCAAAGCAAATGGAATTACTCTTATTAATAAGCCTTATGATAATCCTGAAAATGGTAGCATTTATATTGTGCAGGGCACATCCGTAATTGGACAAGTTGCTTTAACTGACCCTTTGCGTAAAGATGCTATTGCCACTGTAAAGCAACTTCAACGCTTAGGTAAAACAGTGCATATTTGCACGGGTGCAGATAAAGTCACTGCCTTGAAATACGCAGCATTATTAGGTATTTCTGAAAAAAATGTATGCGCCAATACTGTTGGTGCGATCTCTAATCCAACGGAAATCTCAAAAATAAGTTATATACAACTGCTGAAACGCAAAGGCTGTAAAGTAGCCATGGTCGGTGATGCGGCCAATGATGTGAGTGCGATTGCGTATTCCGATCTTGGAATCGCGGTAAAATCCAGTATCGGAGATAGCATTACCCAACAACATGCAGGGGTTGTAATTCAGCAAGGTATATTATTTCCTATAGCGACTGCCTTCGACGTCGCAGAAAAAACCAAACAAAACATTGTCCAGAACTTATCCGTAAGTTTAAGTTATAACTCAATTATTACACTTGTAGCAGCCGGATTGTTTGTGGCAATAGGTTTTGCTCTTAATCCCGCAGTGGGTGTTGCCTTGATGGTACTCGAATCTGCGATTGTTTTAACCAATTTATATCGTTTTAAACACCAGGATGTGATGTCAGCAGCAAATGATACAAATGCAGGAAAGACGGTAGAAACTGCGGGGAATACAACGGTTACCCTATTAAATACCTTTGGTTATGCCGAGCCCAGCCCCACTCCCATCAATTCCAATCCTCCGTCAACGAAGTCTAGGGCTCTAAGTTTCTTTGAAGCTAAAGAGGAACATGGGGCTCATACGGGAACACAAATCGCTAAAGGATGTCTGATCTCTTGATAAGACGTCCACACCGATCGACGTACCGCGCTTTAAGCGCGGTATCTAAAATAATGTCCTTTTAAAATAAGAAATTCTCCTTCCTTAAGGAATCGTGGACATCGGCGAGATCGAATAAGACTCCTTTCCGATACTGAGCTTATCTGGCTTTATATTAGCCTGCCAAAATAGTGCTCTATTACCTATGGGCTCCATCTCGGATGTATGATTTCGATTCTCAGTAAACTCTTCCCAAGTCAGATAACATGGATCCTCAAACCCATAATCCGCTAAATGGGTCTTTGGAAGTAACTTATTTTTGAATCGATCCCCATATAAAAGACACTGATATACTGAAATGAATTTTTGATAGTCTTTAAAAGAAAAATGATCATAAATCTTACTTCTGTAAGTATAAAGAATAAGTAACAGCTCTTTAACGGTTGTTGTGGGTTCCAAGGTCAGAACGATAGTTTCTCCACTATTTTTTTTATTGATTATAAATTTCATTGATGACCATTAATTAGTTAGGCATTCTTTTAATATATTTTGAAATAACGAGAAAGCAAATAACATTCGAACTTTAAATAAAATTGATTTGGCAAATTCACTCTATGAATCGCAAGTTATAACTCAAATCCGAGCTCATTTATTCTAATTTTTGTAAGATAATTAACGAATGCACCAATAATTAGTTTATTTGTACTAAAATTATACTACGCAACCATGTTGTATGGGTTCCAATGAGTGAGAC
The DNA window shown above is from Legionella sp. PC997 and carries:
- a CDS encoding PD40 domain-containing protein yields the protein MRIFLFLLVLIYCALGQAKSMIAFERHGSIWTANIDGSNIKKITEGYIPEISPNGKYIAYNVVDKRKFENRYLAIIALETDQVTLLKNIPSPNNFNPVWSPDGQKLLFNTFVNNNWHLALINADGSGYRLIKNTQNAFSPTWAENDTSFFSHDLYSIYWRDFAGNLIKKWRINDIIPHASMSSASHIHAAPNGAMLIMDVDMDETIHRNNWSEPPLAIWTFDLNSEKATRITSKGRLAWSPFWINSEEFIFLEQEAKEKSPALFRGSIKSPSKTLLLKDVQTPSVSG
- a CDS encoding MFS transporter, producing the protein MDRTKKKSIFAGLYGNTLEWFDFLLYANFAPLFAQIFFPSDVYFVSLLLTFGVFSVGFFMRPLGGVLLGHYADHIGRRKTLIISVSIMTCSTACIALIPDFHTLGILSPLLFVFFRLIQGIAVGGELPGSTTFLIEHMAGHRRGFAGSLVLSTAFLGIFLGSFTASVLSVLLTEDTLRSWGWRFAYLMGALLGLIGIYLRHTSVEPEAFLHTKPTTELPAKLVVIVHQRKLLLAIIFTSILAMSNYLLIAYITSFLVKSEGFLLKDALVINFIALLVLTILIPIMGLLSDFLGRKPIFLLGAVGIFIFIYPLFILFLSGNWWYVLVGEIGLAIILAPLNATVPTMLAEMFPTAIRASGVSIGYNIGQAVFGGTMPLVSLTLVELTGNKYAPALYIIFWVVIAIISVRYTKETYLDELD
- a CDS encoding Fur family transcriptional regulator; this translates as MKYNLLDKAYKHCVQHGYRFTDPRERVLKILIEERKPLGAYEILQRLSTQIENPKPPTVYRAIQFWHQEGFIHCIDSLKSYVACLHGHHVGQAQFLICNQCDFVKELECIIDFTCITELANSLQFSIINCTTEIKGLCVRCKLANRED
- a CDS encoding cation-translocating P-type ATPase → MYCNYRFRLSNNVSSLNLENTSTKIEQILHSALSLKFVRIAIDLTSEDKGISLLCEVNDSITIQTVVTQLLSKEGIILSDIMEMETIDYQEDMHMDPLISKPTPSSPIKKSRKKTKRFNSDDHFDDHTHGHSDDHFDDHTHGHSDDHYGDHAHGHSDDHFGDHSHGHSHNLSHDHSQGHSHSHGHGHLHTHSHHHHGSEEDENHWLKAGLGLLWGLGMLVLAIGSFNIPMLAYYAITGLTTLMTLYLGNTVYKSAWHALLAKEWDTTTLYAISTLTIVAVSIASLFIPGLPMMFEAAPLVLGFWHLGEGIEHTLIDEINKKLDVRDCLSQMTLLKGNPDKEISVKNLIPNDLIILKKGEVIPVDGVLTSKALLYTTRIDGSPHLQEFNPGDKVKAGMRLADHIPSLEMRVTKTYQNSYLSLIAKNIEQANAEKAPLEQFANKLLKYFIPGLLTIALISGIIIGSVFNPVLAIQCVISVLVSACPCALSLITPMAVKIGMKKASENGIHFNNGKALQAAADIDTVVFDLNGTLTQGNIEVERLRISNRKLLAHVALLESKSDHPTAQIIRSYIENQDIATESLEITSIDKSHHSGIKATIEGETFMIGNEDMLKANGITLINKPYDNPENGSIYIVQGTSVIGQVALTDPLRKDAIATVKQLQRLGKTVHICTGADKVTALKYAALLGISEKNVCANTVGAISNPTEISKISYIQLLKRKGCKVAMVGDAANDVSAIAYSDLGIAVKSSIGDSITQQHAGVVIQQGILFPIATAFDVAEKTKQNIVQNLSVSLSYNSIITLVAAGLFVAIGFALNPAVGVALMVLESAIVLTNLYRFKHQDVMSAANDTNAGKTVETAGNTTVTLLNTFGYAEPSPTPINSNPPSTKSRALSFFEAKEEHGAHTGTQIAKGCLIS